A genomic stretch from Mycobacteriales bacterium includes:
- a CDS encoding 5-(carboxyamino)imidazole ribonucleotide synthase, protein MPDSVTGLPVVGMVGAGQLARMTHQAAISLGLSLRVLADSPTDGAALVTPGVEIGAADDPDAVQRFAKACDVVTFDHEHVPGELIRELAGSGVPVHPGADALHYAQDKRAMRRRLEEIGLIVPVWSDDPSALPRPYVAKAVKGGYDGRGVWFVDEGDSLPEVDLIVEERVSIVHELAIQVARTPSGRVRCWPVVETVQRDGICVEVVAPAPRLSTSLAAEAERIATRIAVELDVVGVLAVELFEAPNGLVVNELAMRPHNSGHWSIEGSTTDQFEQHLRAILDWPLGDVRPRARVTVMVNVLGGPSTDLAASLPAALEAAPTASIHLYGKAARPGRKIGHVTVLGDDLVDARAAARRAASILSGEGQ, encoded by the coding sequence ATGCCTGACAGCGTGACCGGGTTGCCGGTCGTGGGAATGGTCGGCGCCGGGCAGCTGGCCCGGATGACCCACCAGGCGGCGATCTCGCTCGGCCTGTCGCTGCGCGTGCTCGCCGACTCCCCGACCGATGGCGCAGCGCTCGTCACCCCGGGCGTCGAGATCGGCGCGGCTGATGACCCGGACGCCGTGCAGCGCTTCGCCAAGGCCTGCGACGTCGTGACCTTCGACCACGAGCACGTGCCGGGCGAGCTGATTCGCGAGCTCGCCGGCTCCGGCGTACCCGTTCACCCGGGAGCCGATGCGCTGCACTACGCCCAGGACAAGCGGGCGATGCGGCGGCGGCTCGAGGAGATCGGGCTCATCGTCCCGGTCTGGTCCGACGACCCGTCCGCGCTGCCGAGGCCCTACGTCGCGAAGGCGGTCAAGGGCGGGTACGACGGGCGCGGCGTGTGGTTCGTCGACGAGGGCGACTCGCTGCCCGAGGTCGACCTGATCGTCGAAGAGCGGGTGTCAATCGTCCACGAGCTGGCCATCCAGGTTGCGCGCACGCCGTCCGGCCGCGTGCGGTGCTGGCCGGTGGTCGAGACCGTGCAGCGGGACGGGATCTGTGTCGAGGTGGTCGCCCCCGCGCCCCGCCTGAGCACCTCGCTCGCGGCTGAAGCCGAACGCATCGCCACCCGGATCGCGGTCGAGCTCGACGTGGTCGGCGTACTCGCCGTCGAGCTGTTCGAAGCGCCGAACGGTCTGGTCGTCAACGAGCTCGCGATGCGGCCGCACAACTCCGGCCACTGGTCGATCGAGGGGTCGACCACGGACCAGTTCGAGCAGCATCTGCGCGCGATTCTGGACTGGCCGCTCGGTGACGTCCGGCCACGGGCGAGGGTGACCGTCATGGTCAACGTGCTCGGCGGACCGTCGACCGACCTCGCGGCCAGCCTGCCGGCCGCGCTCGAGGCCGCGCCGACCGCGTCGATCCACCTCTACGGGAAAGCTGCTCGACCGGGGCGCAAGATCGGCCACGTGACCGTGTTGGGGGACGACCTGGTCGATGCGCGGGCGGCCGCGCGCCGAGCGGCGTCGATCCTGAGCGGGGAGGGCCAGTGA
- the purE gene encoding 5-(carboxyamino)imidazole ribonucleotide mutase: MGSDSDWATMQPAAAVLADFGVETEVRVVSAHRTPQDMLEYAANAAGRGLQVIIAGAGGAAHLPGMLASSTPLPVIGVPVPLAHLDGMDSLLSIVQMPAGVPVATVSIAGARNAGLLAVRILATSNDALREQMVRFQDELKETARSKDTALRAQLGDGSSPR; encoded by the coding sequence ATGGGCAGCGACTCGGACTGGGCGACCATGCAACCGGCCGCGGCCGTGCTGGCCGACTTCGGTGTCGAGACCGAGGTGCGGGTCGTCTCCGCTCATCGCACACCGCAGGACATGCTGGAGTACGCCGCGAACGCCGCCGGCCGCGGGCTTCAGGTCATCATCGCGGGCGCCGGCGGTGCGGCTCATCTGCCCGGGATGCTCGCCTCGTCGACGCCGCTCCCGGTGATCGGCGTCCCGGTCCCGTTGGCCCATCTCGACGGAATGGACTCGCTGCTGTCGATCGTGCAGATGCCGGCCGGCGTACCGGTTGCGACGGTATCGATCGCGGGCGCGCGCAACGCCGGGCTGCTCGCGGTGCGCATCCTGGCAACGTCGAACGACGCGCTGCGCGAGCAGATGGTGCGCTTCCAGGACGAGCTGAAGGAGACCGCGCGGAGCAAGGACACCGCGCTGCGCGCCCAGCTCGGCGACGGCTCGAGTCCACGGTGA
- a CDS encoding isochorismate synthase, giving the protein MTQASTAAAPGPLVAWTVEVDDPGELLTWLPAGESFAFLRGGDGIVGWGEAARLATDSAADVQELLGSITTRDDVGVAGCGAVALVSLGFAPGVDASVVVVPKVVLGRREGRSWLTLVTPPGAVEVPALRRRPVAAASNPPTAVSAELPSEAEWHEVIATAVTALRTGRLEKVVLARAIEVTAQSDLDGRAVAARLARRFPSCFTFLCDGLVGASPELLIRRLGRHAESLVLAGTVRRGATPEEDAELEREFLASTKDAEEHRFAAESVRDLLAEVAIDVVTDERPQLLRLANLSHLATHVDAWLPVPAPSALALAALLHPTAAVGGTPRPAALELIRELEAAPRERYAAPIGWVDANGDGEFAIALRCAQISGPRARLWAGGGIIGDSDPAAEVAETTVKFDAVLSALG; this is encoded by the coding sequence GTGACGCAGGCGAGCACGGCTGCGGCGCCCGGCCCGCTGGTCGCGTGGACGGTCGAGGTCGACGACCCGGGCGAGCTGCTGACCTGGCTCCCGGCGGGGGAGTCGTTTGCGTTTCTGCGCGGTGGTGACGGGATCGTCGGATGGGGTGAGGCGGCTCGGCTCGCCACCGACTCGGCGGCGGACGTGCAGGAGCTGCTCGGCTCGATCACGACCCGCGACGACGTCGGTGTCGCCGGCTGCGGCGCGGTCGCCCTGGTCTCGCTCGGTTTCGCCCCCGGTGTCGACGCATCGGTTGTCGTGGTGCCCAAGGTGGTCCTCGGTCGCCGCGAGGGCCGCAGCTGGCTGACCCTCGTCACACCGCCCGGAGCGGTCGAGGTCCCTGCACTGCGCCGCCGGCCGGTCGCGGCCGCCAGCAACCCGCCCACCGCCGTCTCTGCTGAGCTGCCGAGCGAGGCCGAGTGGCACGAGGTGATCGCGACGGCGGTGACCGCGCTGCGCACCGGCCGGCTCGAGAAGGTGGTGCTCGCGCGGGCCATCGAGGTGACCGCCCAGTCCGACCTCGACGGGCGGGCGGTGGCGGCCCGGCTGGCCCGCCGTTTCCCGTCCTGCTTCACGTTCCTGTGCGACGGGTTGGTCGGCGCATCTCCCGAGCTGCTGATCCGCCGCCTCGGCCGGCACGCCGAGTCGCTCGTGCTGGCCGGAACCGTACGCCGCGGAGCCACCCCCGAGGAGGATGCCGAGCTCGAGCGCGAGTTCCTGGCCTCGACGAAGGACGCCGAGGAGCATCGGTTCGCTGCCGAGTCGGTGCGCGACCTGCTCGCCGAGGTCGCAATCGACGTCGTCACCGACGAGCGCCCGCAGCTGCTGCGGCTGGCCAACCTCAGTCATCTGGCCACCCATGTCGACGCCTGGCTGCCGGTGCCCGCACCTTCGGCGCTGGCGCTCGCCGCGCTGCTGCATCCGACCGCCGCCGTCGGCGGCACGCCGCGGCCGGCAGCGTTGGAGCTGATCCGGGAGCTCGAGGCGGCACCGCGCGAGCGTTACGCCGCGCCGATCGGGTGGGTCGACGCCAACGGCGACGGCGAGTTCGCGATCGCGCTGCGATGCGCGCAGATCAGTGGCCCGCGGGCCCGGCTGTGGGCGGGCGGCGGCATCATCGGCGACTCCGACCCGGCCGCGGAGGTCGCCGAGACGACGGTGAAGTTCGACGCGGTGTTGTCCGCGCTCGGTTAG
- a CDS encoding dienelactone hydrolase family protein, with the protein MADENPRQNVEFPSNGGTAHGYLALPPSGSGPGVIVIQEWWGLDDYVAGATDRLAAEGFVALAPDLFGGKVAHDSDEAGAMMSALPVDQAARDLGGAVDYLLGLDAVTGTQVGAIGFCMGGGFVLLLAAQQGEKVGAAVPFYGVGPGVPDQFNGITAAVQGHYAENDEFYPADDARAQEAQIRSESGTEVEFFFYPAGHAFHNQFDKLGTYDETQAGIAWQRAVDFLRRRLD; encoded by the coding sequence CAGCAACGGCGGGACCGCACACGGCTACCTCGCGCTTCCGCCGTCCGGCAGCGGTCCGGGGGTGATCGTGATCCAGGAGTGGTGGGGCCTCGACGACTACGTCGCCGGTGCCACCGACCGGCTGGCCGCCGAAGGCTTCGTGGCCCTCGCGCCGGACCTGTTCGGCGGCAAGGTCGCACACGACTCGGACGAGGCGGGCGCGATGATGTCGGCGCTTCCGGTCGACCAGGCGGCCCGCGACCTCGGTGGCGCGGTCGACTACCTGCTCGGGCTCGACGCGGTCACCGGAACCCAGGTCGGCGCGATCGGCTTCTGCATGGGCGGCGGGTTCGTGCTGCTGCTGGCCGCGCAGCAGGGTGAGAAGGTCGGAGCAGCCGTGCCCTTCTACGGCGTCGGTCCCGGCGTACCCGACCAGTTCAACGGCATCACCGCGGCCGTGCAGGGCCACTACGCGGAGAACGACGAGTTCTATCCGGCCGACGACGCGCGGGCGCAAGAAGCGCAGATCCGCAGCGAGTCCGGGACCGAGGTCGAGTTCTTCTTCTACCCGGCCGGCCACGCCTTCCACAACCAGTTCGACAAGCTCGGCACGTACGACGAAACCCAGGCCGGCATCGCCTGGCAGCGCGCCGTGGACTTCCTGCGCCGGCGCCTCGACTAA